A portion of the uncultured Bacteroides sp. genome contains these proteins:
- a CDS encoding HAMP domain-containing sensor histidine kinase yields MKLPFKPIAILVILSLVGIFAYQAYWLTSLYRNMKLQTETSILSAIKNADHIELFLRADSISTAGDQRRKLGIEANASGEISCSTSYKEDEVKKTYQTIVKKKILRDSALYETERIVQSDGKLTDGINIGYNYSSLQVMAEQMQMVLHMAVDEEIKQINIVRFDSILRSDLIKSNLDIKHYTQIVKLKGDSIIASSLPASVDTTNLIRHEFVYDLPKTHVFRVYTEPTNTVILQQMAGILATSFIILIILSFAFWYLIRTILRQKTLEEMKSDFTNNITHELKTPIAVAYAANDALLNFSKAEEKVQRDKYLCICQEQLQRLSGLVEHILSMSMEQRKAFRLHPEKIQLQELIKPLIEQHNMKADKPTKISCNPESDNCEIIVDKIHFSNIISNLIDNAIKYSTDKAEVTIEYRENNGEVEISVIDKGIGIPKEKQKNIFDKFYRVPTGNLHNVKGYGLGLYYVKTMIEKHGGTVAVESEPGMGSCFTLKLGSEELTV; encoded by the coding sequence ATGAAACTACCTTTCAAGCCCATCGCCATACTGGTCATCCTTTCCTTAGTGGGCATTTTTGCTTACCAGGCATACTGGCTCACAAGTTTGTATCGCAATATGAAGTTGCAGACGGAAACATCCATTCTATCCGCCATAAAGAATGCCGACCACATTGAACTATTTCTTCGGGCAGACAGTATTAGTACCGCCGGTGACCAAAGGAGAAAGTTGGGTATAGAGGCAAATGCTTCGGGAGAGATTTCCTGTTCTACTTCATACAAAGAAGACGAAGTTAAAAAAACATACCAGACTATCGTAAAGAAAAAGATCCTGAGAGATTCAGCATTATATGAAACAGAACGAATCGTACAATCGGACGGCAAGTTAACGGATGGTATCAATATAGGATATAACTACTCTTCTTTACAAGTAATGGCAGAGCAAATGCAAATGGTTTTACACATGGCAGTAGACGAAGAAATTAAACAGATTAATATTGTTCGCTTTGACAGTATTCTACGTAGCGACCTTATAAAGTCGAACTTAGATATCAAACATTACACACAAATCGTGAAGCTCAAAGGTGATAGCATCATCGCTTCTTCCCTACCCGCTTCCGTAGATACAACGAATTTGATTCGTCACGAATTTGTGTACGATCTACCGAAAACACACGTATTTCGTGTATATACAGAACCTACGAACACAGTGATTTTGCAACAAATGGCAGGTATACTAGCTACTTCATTCATCATTCTCATTATTTTGAGTTTTGCTTTTTGGTATCTTATTCGAACTATCTTACGGCAGAAGACACTCGAGGAAATGAAAAGCGATTTCACCAATAATATCACGCACGAGCTCAAAACTCCGATAGCAGTGGCTTATGCTGCTAATGACGCTTTACTAAATTTTAGCAAAGCTGAGGAAAAAGTTCAACGAGACAAATACTTGTGCATCTGCCAAGAACAATTACAACGACTTAGCGGATTGGTAGAGCATATTCTATCCATGAGCATGGAGCAAAGAAAAGCTTTTCGTTTGCATCCAGAAAAGATACAGCTTCAGGAGTTGATAAAACCTTTAATAGAACAACACAATATGAAAGCTGACAAGCCGACTAAGATTTCTTGTAATCCGGAATCGGATAATTGTGAGATCATAGTCGACAAAATACATTTTAGCAACATTATCAGTAACCTAATAGACAACGCCATAAAATATTCCACAGATAAAGCAGAAGTCACGATAGAATATCGAGAAAATAATGGTGAAGTAGAAATATCCGTAATAGACAAGGGCATCGGAATTCCAAAGGAAAAACAGAAGAATATATTCGATAAATTCTACCGGGTACCAACGGGAAATCTACACAATGTGAAAGGCTATGGTTTGGGATTATATTATGTAAAAACAATGATAGAAAAACATGGAGGAACAGTAGCAGTTGAGAGCGAGCCAGGTATGGGAAGTTGCTTTACCTTAAAACTTGGAAGTGAGGAATTAACAGTATAA
- a CDS encoding outer membrane beta-barrel family protein gives MKRVSLLLFLLSVIVPTAFTQTISSVSAGSPIHVNDSAHLFLDSLYMQLPEVMVKGERPVVKAEKGKLVYDLPRLVSNLPVDNAYEAIKELPGIVDMGGGLMLAGTSVTVVINGKVSTMSTEQLNTLLKSMPVSRIEKAEVMYSAPAQYQVRGPMINLVLKSGIGDAPSLQGELYSAWSQERYAGFTERASLLYSSPKFSADFLYSYNHNRSYYGIDKEALHTVNNQVYPVNILSIGRSRGNEHNARLGMDYNFSKDYALSLVYTTQINDNGMNNTSSGTVNSNVDSNGDDALHNVKLDYQAPCGLKAGAEYTFYRAPGDQILHSTMDGKEQDFRYEDMQRINKWMFYAKQNRDFKNGWGLNYGLNYTTATDNSFQYYYDTETGELLPKNSMNAHHREQTFNGFAGFNKSFGEKFSMDASLAAELYHTDVWNEWNVYPTLNMNYTLAAGHILQLAFTADKTYPSYWSTNNTIAYSNNYTEIHGNPLLKPSRSYESSLTYIMKSKYVFTAYFNHQPDYFTQVPYQSSEKLVEINKYQNFDFRQEAGLQVVLPLKVKDRLNSRFIVVGNYTREKDDDFWDIPFDRHTYSFMLIMNNTLTLSTKPDLKFTLSGFYQNGTIQGIYDLSRSGNLDAALKWTFAKERAQLTIKGTDLFDTSLITPEIHFANQSVTNRYLQNTRTFSVSLSYKIGDYKEKKRQDIDTSRFK, from the coding sequence ATGAAACGAGTGTCTCTTCTACTTTTCTTATTAAGCGTAATAGTACCAACCGCTTTTACACAAACAATTTCGTCGGTTTCTGCCGGAAGCCCTATCCACGTGAATGATTCTGCTCATCTGTTTCTTGATAGTCTCTACATGCAATTGCCTGAAGTGATGGTAAAAGGCGAACGTCCTGTTGTGAAAGCTGAAAAGGGAAAGTTGGTATATGACTTGCCACGTTTGGTGAGTAATCTGCCGGTAGATAATGCTTATGAAGCCATCAAGGAACTTCCCGGTATAGTGGATATGGGCGGAGGGCTGATGTTGGCCGGTACAAGTGTAACGGTAGTGATCAATGGTAAGGTAAGCACGATGAGTACCGAGCAACTGAATACTTTACTGAAAAGTATGCCGGTTTCACGCATTGAAAAAGCGGAAGTAATGTATTCTGCTCCCGCTCAATATCAAGTGCGGGGGCCGATGATTAATCTGGTGCTGAAATCAGGGATTGGAGATGCTCCTTCATTGCAAGGAGAACTCTACTCCGCATGGTCACAAGAACGTTACGCAGGCTTTACGGAACGTGCAAGTCTCCTTTATTCTTCTCCTAAATTCTCTGCTGATTTTCTCTACTCTTACAATCATAACCGAAGTTATTATGGGATAGATAAGGAGGCTTTGCATACCGTGAATAACCAAGTGTATCCTGTTAACATTCTTTCTATTGGGCGCAGTAGGGGAAACGAACATAATGCCCGATTGGGCATGGATTACAATTTTAGTAAGGATTATGCATTGAGCTTGGTTTATACCACACAGATTAATGACAATGGTATGAACAATACTTCTTCAGGAACGGTCAACTCAAACGTAGATAGCAACGGAGATGATGCATTGCATAACGTGAAGCTTGACTATCAGGCTCCTTGCGGATTAAAAGCTGGTGCGGAATATACCTTTTACCGTGCGCCCGGAGATCAGATATTGCATAGTACGATGGACGGAAAAGAACAAGATTTTCGCTATGAAGACATGCAACGCATCAATAAGTGGATGTTTTATGCTAAACAGAATCGTGACTTTAAGAATGGTTGGGGGCTAAACTACGGGCTCAATTATACTACAGCTACTGATAATAGTTTTCAATATTATTACGATACCGAAACCGGAGAGTTACTTCCTAAAAACTCAATGAATGCTCATCATCGTGAGCAGACGTTTAATGGATTTGCCGGATTCAATAAGAGTTTTGGTGAAAAGTTTTCGATGGATGCTTCCTTGGCAGCGGAACTTTATCATACCGATGTGTGGAATGAATGGAACGTTTATCCCACACTTAATATGAATTATACGCTGGCGGCGGGTCATATTCTTCAGTTGGCATTTACGGCCGATAAAACGTATCCTTCATATTGGTCAACTAATAACACTATAGCCTATTCCAATAATTATACGGAGATTCACGGCAATCCGCTACTAAAACCTTCACGTTCTTATGAATCCAGCCTTACGTATATTATGAAGAGTAAGTATGTCTTCACTGCGTATTTCAATCATCAACCCGATTATTTCACACAAGTGCCTTACCAATCGTCCGAAAAACTGGTGGAAATAAATAAGTATCAGAACTTCGATTTTAGGCAAGAAGCAGGTCTTCAAGTGGTGTTGCCGCTTAAAGTGAAAGATCGATTAAATTCTCGTTTCATTGTGGTAGGCAACTACACACGTGAAAAAGATGATGACTTTTGGGATATACCATTCGATCGCCACACATATTCTTTTATGCTCATTATGAACAATACACTCACGCTCTCTACCAAACCTGATTTGAAATTCACCCTTTCCGGTTTTTATCAAAATGGAACCATTCAGGGAATTTATGATCTCAGTCGTTCCGGTAATTTGGATGCTGCACTTAAATGGACTTTTGCTAAAGAAAGAGCACAGCTAACTATTAAAGGAACCGATCTGTTCGATACTTCGCTTATTACTCCCGAAATTCATTTTGCCAATCAAAGTGTGACTAATCGATATTTACAAAATACGCGTACTTTTAGTGTGTCCTTAAGTTATAAAATAGGTGATTATAAGGAAAAGAAACGGCAAGATATAGATACCTCACGCTTTAAATAA
- a CDS encoding sigma-70 family RNA polymerase sigma factor produces the protein MGKDSKSIQATKEKEFEHFFTENYSRLYYYALHYISDSEICKDIVSESFRYLWEKIDAVRVDTMLTYMFTHVRNLCIDHIRHAEVENSYLNSQLNFVSEMDDESWKETEVRIEQIMQVLETLPPQTKFIMEQNYLYKKKYTEIAEIVGMTESGVRKHIMKGLDTIRSYFSVKYKKGGNQK, from the coding sequence ATGGGAAAGGATAGTAAGAGTATACAAGCAACGAAAGAAAAAGAATTTGAACACTTTTTTACCGAAAATTATTCCCGACTTTACTATTATGCGCTTCACTATATTTCTGATTCAGAGATATGTAAAGACATCGTTAGTGAATCGTTCCGGTACTTGTGGGAAAAAATAGATGCTGTTAGAGTGGATACTATGCTTACGTATATGTTCACTCATGTACGTAATTTGTGTATTGACCACATTCGTCATGCAGAAGTTGAGAATTCGTATTTAAATTCTCAACTTAATTTTGTTTCAGAAATGGATGATGAGAGCTGGAAAGAAACCGAGGTAAGGATAGAACAGATTATGCAAGTGTTAGAAACTCTTCCGCCACAAACCAAATTTATCATGGAACAGAATTATTTGTATAAAAAGAAATATACTGAGATTGCTGAGATCGTTGGAATGACTGAAAGCGGCGTGCGCAAACATATAATGAAGGGATTAGATACTATCCGTAGTTATTTTTCTGTTAAATATAAAAAAGGTGGTAATCAAAAGTAA
- a CDS encoding FecR domain-containing protein, whose product MCNKEENKNLNNKEFYSDDRLAFECEQALLRGKYPNPSVKTEWNKFKQSIESTQPLETHIIKKTHSTKTRYFVLGTLSGIAVTMLLLMVFRWQDKQMQDHPVSIFVAQQGVQEVTMSMGKNQERILSDAKPIVQDPIKGALVTYKEADFSKVRGEDVKMRTITTPCGKDYRIVLNDGTEVLMNADSKLTFPTQFQGKERLVHLEGEAYFKVAKNKKMPFVVNTDKMDTRALGTEFNVKVYKGFNPQVTLIEGVVVVNVADINKEISLSPGEEITYSNNKVNVKNVDPEYYTQWKDGFFYFDDVPLVEVLTDLGRWYNVNIEIDKVSLMSYRLHFIVNRNSGIDEVVENLNSFSYLSAQKNKNTISISEKKALNRD is encoded by the coding sequence ATGTGTAACAAGGAAGAAAATAAAAATTTAAATAATAAGGAATTCTATTCGGATGATCGCTTGGCATTTGAATGCGAACAGGCCTTGCTCAGAGGGAAATATCCAAATCCTTCGGTGAAAACCGAATGGAACAAATTCAAGCAGAGCATTGAATCCACTCAGCCTTTAGAAACTCATATTATAAAGAAAACTCATTCTACAAAAACACGCTATTTTGTTTTAGGGACCCTTTCCGGCATTGCAGTAACAATGCTGTTGCTAATGGTTTTCCGTTGGCAAGATAAGCAGATGCAAGATCATCCTGTTAGTATTTTTGTAGCTCAGCAGGGTGTGCAGGAGGTTACGATGAGCATGGGCAAAAATCAAGAACGTATTCTCTCGGATGCTAAACCTATTGTGCAGGATCCTATAAAAGGAGCGTTGGTCACCTATAAAGAAGCTGATTTCTCTAAGGTGAGAGGTGAAGATGTGAAGATGAGAACGATCACTACTCCTTGTGGTAAAGATTATCGCATTGTACTAAATGATGGAACAGAAGTGCTGATGAATGCCGATAGTAAACTCACTTTCCCTACTCAATTTCAAGGCAAGGAGCGTTTGGTGCATTTGGAAGGAGAAGCCTATTTCAAAGTGGCAAAAAATAAAAAAATGCCTTTTGTTGTCAACACTGATAAAATGGACACAAGGGCATTGGGCACTGAATTTAACGTGAAGGTGTATAAGGGTTTTAATCCTCAAGTTACGCTTATTGAAGGAGTAGTGGTGGTGAATGTTGCTGATATCAATAAAGAAATAAGCTTATCTCCGGGAGAGGAAATAACCTATTCGAATAATAAAGTCAATGTTAAGAATGTAGATCCTGAGTACTATACTCAATGGAAAGACGGGTTTTTCTATTTTGATGATGTTCCTTTGGTAGAGGTGTTGACTGATTTGGGACGTTGGTACAATGTGAATATCGAAATTGATAAGGTTTCATTGATGAGCTATCGCTTGCATTTTATCGTTAACAGAAATTCAGGGATTGATGAAGTGGTCGAGAATTTGAATAGCTTTAGCTATCTGTCTGCTCAAAAAAATAAAAATACAATATCGATTAGTGAGAAAAAAGCATTAAATAGGGACTAA
- a CDS encoding SusC/RagA family TonB-linked outer membrane protein, with the protein MRKTKWLIGFGRSPLWRMVLLFVFMAGICSTYAKAQTVKNPLISLECKNEPMSSVLKKIEQASKYKVLFTYDEIQSYKVTVSFKNKPLDEAVKEVISSYPLAYKIKNIYISIYSLKTATDRNRIIGKVVDKDGEALPGVNITTDNKKIEGISNADGTFDILIPTGETVNILSFSFIGLKKSSFPFKGGRLRVVMEDDAQTIDEVVVTGLVTHDSKSFTGNASVFKGDDLKMVGRQNLIKSLSILDPTIAIVENTSAGSNPNTMPKIRFRGESSFQGFENIDKSGLMSDPNEPLFILDGYQTTMSTIVDLDMNLIESVTILKDAAAGAIYGSRAANGVIVVKTLQPKEGELRISYGLDMNVNLPDLSSYNLLNAKENLALYERFGMYRNDDGTLAPAYNQITRWVAQGVDTDWMAQPVRNAVGHKHSLNLSGGDHRMRYGVDLNYSNTPGVMKESFRTNYGIGVKLSYNYNDKLRFTNHLSVGQTNSKESPYGSFQDYTTINSFYPIKDANGKLYKYYYFEDQYGKQNVWGNSSNTPINPLYEASVGNQNKNESQNVNNNFSMEWRLLPSFRINGMISYTKSTEKAISFLSPNSATYSDYSTTYTPIEEKELLKGKYTYAEIFQERLESNLLATWSKNIGTHFVTASVGGSMADAKSTLYGFSAQGFGEEDAAEPAYAQGYEKGGTPSNSEGHTRMASLFASANYAYDSRYLLDFSYRLDGSSQFGTDKKVAPFYSLGAGWNIHNEPFIKEMKFVNMLKLRATYGEVGSVNFSPYQAKDMYQYTKNDRYDGNIGIILQGLGNENLRWQSTRSYELGATVGIFNRFDLSASIYNKLTSDMVLPVTTPPSVGFNSYIENLGRMRNRGYEISMRAFLLKKAGLNVSVFASATHNTNKILSISSALESYNKAVDSSKGYSDDEYKQVSHTFLTKYEEGQSSTAIYAVRSLGIDPMTGEELFITKEGKTTKVWNASDKMVVGDTEPTMRGTFGTNVGWNGLFLNATFSYSWGGQIYNSTLVNKVENSNKFKNMDKRVLTETWQKPGDVVKYKANLTKRYAQYYTYASSRFVQDQDYLQLSALSLQYELPKKMIRPLRMQSVRLSFNMSDIFYLSTVKRERGTDYPYARSFSFGLRTNF; encoded by the coding sequence ATGAGAAAAACTAAATGGTTGATTGGCTTTGGAAGAAGCCCTCTTTGGAGAATGGTGTTGCTTTTTGTTTTCATGGCTGGAATCTGTTCCACCTATGCAAAGGCACAAACAGTAAAAAATCCTCTTATTTCATTGGAGTGTAAAAACGAACCGATGTCGTCTGTTCTGAAAAAGATAGAGCAGGCTTCAAAATATAAAGTTCTGTTTACCTATGATGAAATTCAGAGTTATAAAGTCACCGTATCTTTTAAAAATAAGCCTCTCGATGAGGCTGTTAAAGAAGTGATAAGCTCCTATCCGCTGGCCTACAAAATAAAGAATATCTATATTTCTATCTATTCTTTGAAGACAGCAACTGATCGTAACCGGATTATTGGTAAGGTGGTGGATAAAGACGGAGAAGCTTTGCCGGGAGTAAATATTACCACCGATAATAAAAAGATTGAGGGAATTAGTAATGCTGATGGAACTTTTGATATTCTAATTCCTACCGGGGAGACAGTAAACATACTTTCTTTTTCATTCATTGGATTAAAAAAAAGCTCTTTCCCCTTTAAGGGAGGTAGGCTAAGAGTGGTGATGGAAGATGATGCCCAAACTATAGATGAGGTAGTGGTGACTGGTTTGGTTACCCACGATAGTAAGAGCTTTACTGGAAATGCGTCGGTGTTTAAAGGAGACGATTTAAAGATGGTCGGACGTCAGAACCTGATCAAGAGCTTGAGCATTCTCGATCCTACCATTGCGATTGTAGAGAATACCTCTGCAGGTTCTAATCCAAACACTATGCCTAAAATTCGTTTTAGAGGCGAGAGCTCTTTTCAAGGGTTTGAGAATATCGATAAGTCGGGTTTAATGAGTGATCCCAATGAACCGTTATTCATTTTGGATGGATATCAAACGACTATGTCTACGATTGTCGATCTGGATATGAATTTGATTGAGTCGGTTACCATCTTGAAAGACGCTGCTGCGGGTGCCATCTATGGTTCGAGAGCAGCGAATGGTGTGATTGTGGTGAAAACCCTTCAACCTAAGGAAGGAGAACTTCGGATTAGTTACGGATTGGATATGAACGTTAACTTGCCTGATTTGTCTAGCTATAATCTTTTGAATGCCAAGGAAAATTTAGCCTTGTATGAACGCTTTGGGATGTATCGTAATGATGATGGTACGTTAGCCCCTGCCTATAATCAAATCACTCGTTGGGTAGCCCAAGGGGTCGATACTGATTGGATGGCGCAACCAGTTCGCAATGCCGTAGGTCATAAGCACTCATTGAATTTATCCGGAGGTGATCACCGCATGCGCTATGGCGTTGATTTGAATTATTCTAATACTCCCGGAGTGATGAAAGAATCCTTCAGAACAAATTATGGAATTGGCGTTAAGCTATCTTATAATTATAATGATAAACTTCGCTTTACGAACCACTTGTCCGTTGGACAAACCAACTCTAAGGAGTCTCCTTATGGTAGTTTTCAAGATTACACAACGATTAACTCCTTTTATCCCATAAAGGATGCCAATGGGAAGTTGTATAAATACTATTATTTTGAAGATCAGTATGGAAAACAGAATGTGTGGGGCAATAGTAGCAATACGCCTATCAACCCGCTGTATGAAGCATCTGTTGGAAATCAAAATAAGAATGAAAGCCAGAATGTCAATAATAACTTTTCGATGGAATGGAGATTGCTTCCTTCTTTCCGTATTAACGGAATGATAAGCTATACCAAGTCTACCGAGAAAGCTATTTCTTTTCTTTCGCCAAATTCGGCCACCTATTCCGATTATAGTACTACTTATACTCCTATCGAAGAAAAAGAGTTGCTAAAAGGCAAATACACTTACGCTGAAATTTTTCAGGAACGTTTGGAAAGTAACTTGCTAGCCACATGGTCTAAAAATATAGGTACTCATTTTGTTACGGCATCTGTTGGAGGTTCTATGGCTGATGCGAAAAGCACCCTCTACGGCTTTAGTGCTCAGGGATTTGGCGAAGAGGATGCTGCAGAACCTGCTTACGCGCAAGGTTATGAAAAAGGAGGAACACCCAGCAACTCCGAAGGTCATACTCGCATGGCCAGTCTTTTTGCCTCGGCCAATTATGCTTATGATAGCCGATATCTGCTTGATTTTTCTTATCGCTTAGATGGTTCCTCTCAATTTGGCACGGACAAAAAAGTTGCCCCATTTTATAGCTTAGGTGCAGGCTGGAATATACACAATGAGCCGTTCATAAAAGAAATGAAGTTTGTCAATATGCTTAAGTTGAGAGCTACGTATGGAGAAGTAGGTTCAGTTAATTTCAGTCCTTATCAGGCTAAAGATATGTATCAATACACTAAGAATGATCGTTATGATGGTAATATTGGAATCATATTACAGGGATTGGGCAATGAAAATTTACGCTGGCAAAGTACCCGTTCTTATGAACTGGGCGCAACAGTCGGCATCTTTAATCGCTTTGATCTTTCTGCGAGCATTTATAATAAGCTGACTTCGGACATGGTCTTGCCTGTCACCACGCCTCCTTCTGTTGGTTTCAATAGCTATATTGAAAACTTGGGCCGAATGAGAAATAGAGGTTATGAAATCTCTATGCGTGCGTTTCTCCTTAAAAAAGCAGGATTAAACGTGTCTGTGTTTGCTTCGGCCACACATAATACCAATAAGATCTTATCTATTTCGTCCGCTTTAGAATCTTACAATAAAGCGGTAGATTCGTCTAAGGGATATTCGGACGACGAATACAAACAAGTTTCTCATACGTTTCTGACTAAATATGAAGAAGGACAGTCTTCTACGGCTATCTATGCAGTACGCTCTTTGGGCATTGATCCGATGACTGGTGAAGAGTTGTTTATTACCAAAGAAGGGAAGACGACTAAGGTGTGGAATGCTAGTGATAAAATGGTAGTTGGCGATACTGAACCTACGATGAGAGGCACTTTTGGTACGAATGTGGGATGGAATGGCTTATTCTTGAATGCAACATTTTCTTACTCATGGGGAGGTCAAATATATAACTCTACGTTAGTAAACAAGGTAGAGAACTCCAATAAATTTAAAAACATGGATAAGCGTGTGCTAACAGAGACTTGGCAGAAGCCGGGAGATGTGGTGAAGTACAAAGCTAATCTTACAAAAAGATATGCGCAATACTATACTTATGCTAGCTCGAGATTTGTGCAAGATCAAGATTATTTGCAACTATCCGCTCTTTCTTTGCAATATGAGTTACCCAAAAAGATGATTCGTCCCTTGCGCATGCAGAGTGTAAGACTCTCCTTTAATATGTCCGATATATTCTATCTTTCTACCGTGAAGCGTGAGAGAGGAACGGATTATCCTTATGCACGATCCTTTAGTTTTGGCTTACGTACAAATTTTTAA
- a CDS encoding RagB/SusD family nutrient uptake outer membrane protein: MKKIIYLFILSVSFSFSACSEWLDVSPSTEKDRADLIETENGFKEMLYGCYINMASASLYGHELTYGALEGFAKNYVKSLSSNYKFTDTAVRPTIDDIWSKMYNNIANINSILNDIENKKDLFYNNEGDILEGEALTMRAFMHFDLLRMFAPAYQGNESTIAIPYVESYERARYPHISESKVVEKILADLDKAEKLFKDATDPIMSELTVTASGKGDFLANRQYRFNYWAVLALKARVYLYANNKEAAKEYAMKVINEGPFKWIDPSVLSGEHADKVFMSEIICALNVPKLSTYYDSYFTSEKYSLSDGWGMYGLTVFEDGNDYRYLYLLTNDKDKNKVISSKYDQNPSDGATLKKETVPLIRLGEMYLIAAECDVESNPTETISLLRELKFHRGYLLSDRGISDNATPAQLQGYVQKEMRKETYVEGQTFFMYKRLKLAAIPYFSPWSSNATFSMQPSYYTFPLPEDEKEYGNIPKS; encoded by the coding sequence ATGAAAAAAATAATATACCTTTTTATTTTATCTGTCTCCTTTTCTTTCTCTGCTTGTAGCGAATGGCTCGATGTTAGCCCTTCAACAGAAAAAGATCGAGCAGATTTGATTGAAACAGAAAATGGTTTTAAAGAGATGCTCTACGGATGTTATATCAATATGGCGAGTGCTTCTCTCTATGGACACGAATTGACGTATGGAGCACTCGAAGGTTTTGCTAAGAATTACGTGAAGTCACTCTCTAGTAACTATAAATTTACCGATACGGCTGTGCGTCCTACTATTGATGACATCTGGAGTAAGATGTATAATAATATAGCCAACATAAATAGTATTCTCAACGATATTGAGAATAAAAAGGATTTATTCTACAACAACGAAGGGGATATCCTTGAAGGAGAAGCTTTGACGATGAGAGCTTTTATGCATTTTGACTTATTGCGCATGTTTGCTCCTGCCTATCAAGGTAATGAATCGACCATTGCCATCCCTTATGTCGAATCTTACGAGAGAGCACGCTATCCACATATCAGTGAATCGAAGGTGGTAGAGAAGATTTTGGCTGATTTAGACAAAGCGGAAAAACTTTTCAAAGATGCTACCGATCCTATCATGAGTGAGTTGACAGTCACTGCTTCGGGTAAAGGTGATTTCTTAGCCAACAGACAGTATCGTTTCAATTATTGGGCGGTGTTGGCTCTGAAAGCACGCGTCTACTTATATGCAAACAACAAAGAAGCGGCTAAGGAATATGCTATGAAAGTAATTAATGAAGGGCCTTTTAAATGGATTGATCCATCTGTATTGAGCGGCGAACATGCCGATAAAGTATTCATGTCCGAGATTATTTGTGCGTTGAATGTTCCTAAGTTGAGTACGTATTATGATTCCTATTTCACTTCGGAAAAATACTCTCTGAGTGACGGATGGGGAATGTATGGCTTGACTGTTTTTGAAGATGGAAATGACTATCGTTATTTGTATTTGTTGACGAACGATAAAGATAAGAATAAGGTTATCTCGTCTAAATATGATCAAAACCCTTCAGACGGTGCTACTTTGAAAAAAGAGACTGTTCCTTTAATCAGGTTAGGGGAAATGTACTTGATTGCTGCTGAATGCGATGTTGAATCCAATCCGACAGAAACTATCAGCCTGTTGCGCGAATTGAAATTTCATAGAGGCTATCTTTTATCGGACAGGGGGATAAGTGACAATGCTACACCAGCTCAGCTACAAGGATATGTACAAAAAGAGATGAGAAAAGAAACGTATGTTGAGGGACAGACTTTCTTTATGTATAAACGCTTGAAACTAGCTGCTATTCCTTATTTCAGTCCGTGGTCGTCCAATGCCACCTTTAGCATGCAGCCTTCATATTATACATTTCCGCTTCCTGAAGATGAAAAAGAATATGGCAATATTCCAAAATCTTGA
- a CDS encoding DUF4843 domain-containing protein — translation MKKSIYLLLLIIAVLQTACSKDEVKVFDSNNYIYFNVDAKDDEAYPSLSWTFTFMDASVKSDVYEIPVKFAGRYLDKAAMFKWKVVDSLTTAIAGVHYEEVAPEEQTIPADKSEGVLKIKLLRTADMQDKSYDLVLQLVANDNFQVGPVDEIKITITDQLVRPDWWVYTPYGRFLGTYSITKLRLWLEFMGVEDGSNPFESERYVMWADYGTGNFIYKLYKDGEVKSTVLAFKNWLYVDKGNPYDEDLKMPVSESLGSY, via the coding sequence ATGAAAAAGAGCATATATTTACTACTGCTAATAATAGCTGTCTTGCAAACAGCTTGTTCGAAGGATGAGGTGAAGGTCTTTGACTCAAACAACTATATTTATTTTAATGTAGACGCCAAAGATGATGAAGCGTATCCCTCTCTTTCATGGACTTTCACTTTCATGGATGCATCCGTGAAAAGTGACGTATATGAAATCCCTGTCAAGTTTGCGGGACGTTATCTAGATAAAGCTGCCATGTTTAAGTGGAAGGTCGTTGATTCATTGACTACGGCTATAGCCGGAGTACACTATGAAGAGGTAGCACCTGAAGAGCAAACTATTCCGGCTGATAAAAGTGAAGGTGTCTTGAAAATTAAGTTATTGCGTACGGCCGATATGCAAGATAAATCTTATGATTTAGTCTTACAGCTTGTTGCTAACGATAACTTCCAGGTTGGGCCAGTTGATGAGATAAAAATAACCATTACGGATCAATTAGTACGACCAGATTGGTGGGTATATACTCCCTATGGACGTTTTTTGGGTACTTATTCTATAACGAAACTCCGCTTATGGTTAGAGTTTATGGGAGTAGAGGATGGTAGCAATCCGTTTGAGTCTGAGCGATATGTGATGTGGGCTGACTACGGAACTGGCAATTTTATCTATAAATTGTACAAAGACGGTGAGGTTAAGTCGACAGTGCTGGCCTTTAAAAATTGGCTATACGTGGACAAAGGAAACCCTTATGATGAAGATTTAAAAATGCCTGTATCTGAAAGCTTAGGCTCTTATTAA